GAAGGAGCTACTATGTTTCAAATCGCATTTATGGCTCTTATTAACCCCTTACTTTCTGTGATAGTTTTTGTTATTGGATTTATCACGGTAGGATATTTGTTCAATCTATATAAAGACCCTTTGATGTAGAAGATTATACAAAGAAAAAACTATCTTTTCTTTGTATAATTAAGAAATTCCATAAACAATATCCCGAAAATAGCATCACATAGAGCAAGAAGCATAAAAAACATATGAGGAACTAAGTGGATTGCAAGATAGAATATCCCTACTGCTACATAGGCAATTTTGAATGCCGTTCCAACTATTACTAAACCCCGATTGCCTCTAATATCCTTATAAATAATAAAATAAGCAATTCCTATAACAAAAACAAAAGCCGCGGATAAAGATAAGTAAGAAGGATTAGGAGGAAGGGAAATGCTTAGTGCGTTGAAAAATGGTTTATAGAAAAATAAAAAAAGGATTCCTAAAATAAAATCATAAAATGCCGCAGTTAAAAATAACCCTTTGTAATAATTTTCCTTTTTTATATTCATAATGTCCACAATTTAGTTATGGTTTGATATATTGTCAATAAAAAATATAACGCAGGCATATGACCGCATATCGGAAACGGCAGAAAGATACAAAAAGACTTGACGGGAAGAAAAACAGGAATATATATAGTGAATATGAAACTTAATAAAAGAGATTATACGCTTATAGGCGTTTGTATTGCCGTTTCTTTAATATTTGGTGCGGTAACAGCCAAATACTTCCATAAAGCTTTTCCTGAAGCGTCTATTGATTTAAAAATAACCAGTACCGATGCCCACAAGATTGCAAACGAATTTCTAACGAAACAAGGAATAAAAATCGACGGGTTTACACAAAGCACCATTTTTGAATACGACGACAACTCCAAAACTTTTCTTGAAAGAGAATTAGGATTAGAACAGGCAAACAAAGTAATGGGGTCTAAAGTAAGACTATGGAGATGGAAAACAAGATACTTCAAACCGATTCAAAAGGAAGAATTCACCTTAGATGTAACTTCAAAAGGTGAAATAGTAGGTTTTGAACATTTAATAAAAGAAGAAGACAGCGCTAAAGAATTAACCGAACAGGATGCCCGAAAAATAGCCGAAACTTATATAAAAGAACAGATAGGTTTAGATACCGCCAAATTAAACTTTTTAACTTCCGAATCGGAAAAACGCCCCAACAGACTGGACTGGACTTTTACGTGGAAGACTTTTGAAATAAAAGACGCAGAATACAGAATAGAAGTAACCGTACAGGGAGAGAAAATCGGGAGTTACAGTGAGTTCCTGAAAGTTCCTGAAAAATGGACAAGAGATTATACGAAACTCCGTTCTTTAAATAATACTGCCGGAGCGGTTGATTCGGTTCTTTTCTTGTTAATCGGCATTGCAATGTTCTTTGGATTTATAAAAAATATAAAGAGTAAGAACATTAAATGGACGGTTGCAGCAAATTTTGGAATAATTGCCGCCGTTTTATCGTTTCTCTCATCAATTAACGGGATGCCTCTCAGTTTATTTTTCTATGACACGACTTCATCTTACGGAGCTTTTATAGGCAGAAATTTATTATCTGCCCTGTTAGGCGCATTCGCTATTGCGGCTTTTATTTCTTTTTTAACCGCAAGTAGTGAACCGGTTTACAGGGAAACTTACAAATCCAAAATCTCTTTTAGCAATCTTTTCAAGTGGCAAAACATCCAGAGTAAACAATTTTTCATCAGCATAATTGTTGGCCTTGCGATGGCTTTCTTCTTCATAGGATACCAGGTTATATTCTATGTTTTTGCGCAGAAACTCGGCGCATGGTCGCCTGCGGAAATTCCATACTCCGATATGCTGAACACGAAGGCGCCGTGGTTATTCGCTTTAATCGGAGGGTTTGAACCGGCAGTATTTGAAGAATTTATGTTCAGAATATTTGCAATTGTTCTATGCAAAAAGATATTCAAATCCACATGGATTGCCGTTATCCTTTCTGCATTTATATGGGGATTCGGGCATTCGGCATACCCTCAGCAACCTTTTTACATAAGAGGACTGGAAGTCGGATTAGCGGGTATTCTTGTTGGTATTATTTTCATAAAATTTGATATACTTACCGTTCTTATATGGCACTACACAATAGATGCTTTTTATACGGCATTTCTATTATTACGCTCTCATAATTCGTATTTTATAGTATCAGGGCTATTATCGGCAGGAGTAATGCTTATTCCTTTAATTGTATGCATAGTTTGTTATATTAAGAATAAAGGATTTAAAACGACGGATAACCTGACTAATGAAAAAGAAGGCGTATCAAAGATAGAATCCATAGAAAAAGTGGAATCGGAAACCATTAGTTATGATAGTTCATCAGGGACAAAATCATTTAAGATAGGGATTATCATAGCAATCGTATTTTTATGCAGTTTATTGATTAAAACGGAAAAGTTCGGCAAGTTTGTAAGTTATGAGATTTCAAAAAAAGAAAGCAGGGCAAAAGCGGATGAATTCCTTAAATCCAAAGGAGTTGACCCAAATAAATATAAAACGGTTACTTTTGCGGAATCGGATATAGACCACAACGCGGCTAAATATATTCTTGAAAGACAGGGAATAAAGGGATTAAATAATCTATACGGGGAAACAATAAAACCTGCCGTATTCTGCACAAGATATTTCAATATACTAAAAGAAGAGGAATATAATGTGTACGTATCCATTACAGGACAGGTATATAGTTTTAAACATATAATAGCAGAAGCAGATAGCGGAGCGGAAATAAGTAAAGATTCTGCACTAATAATAGGTACTAATTTTTTGAAAGGAAAGGGAATAAATCTTTCCGCCAACAGACAGGCGGACAGGGATGAATACGAACTGAAAGAAACAATCCCCGAGAAACGGAAAGCAAGACTTGATTATAACATTATATGGGAAGCGAAAAAAGGGATTGATAAAGCAAAACTCAGGCAGAAAGTAACAATACAGGGAAACGAAGTTGCGGATTATGAGCAGTTTATGAAAATCCCCGAAGACTGGCAAAGGGAAAGGGAAAAGAACACGGGTTTTGACATTGCCCGTAAATCAATAGCAATATTGCTTTTCATTCTGTTATTAGGATTGGCATTATGGTCATTACGAAGCGAAATTAAACGAATACAGTGGAAAATACCGTTTACCGTTGGAGGAATATTTGCGGGTATACAGGTATTAAACAGGATAAATAATTTACCCTTGATATACCAGAATTATATGACTTCTATTGGATTAAATATATTTAATATAACTACAACCATCGGCATCTTTATGACAATATTGGGTGTATTCTTCCTTTCAGCCTTATGCATTGGTGTTATAATGGCGTTATATCCAAATGTTTTTGAAATATTCCATACTAAAAAATTACCTTTATTCGGGAAAGATGCAATTGTATTCAGCATTATTGGCTTATGCCTTACCCTCGGGATTACGAATGTGGAAAATTTCTTAAACTATAAATTTCCGCAATTCAGTAACGTTCCTGAACTTACATTACCGGGGTATATGGATACCTCTTTGCCTTTCCTGTCTACCATATCATTAAATCTTATATTAGTCTTGCTTATTTTGACTGCGTTGGCAGTAGGAATACATTTGCTTAAATACTACAACAAGAAACCTGCTTATTTAGTTCTCATAATTGTTTTAGCGTTATTTAGTTTTACTGACGGAAAAACTATAGGCGAGAACTTATTCAGTCTGTTATCGTTATTGTTAAGCATGGGGTCAATGATTATACTTGTTAAATGGGTTTTGAGAAACAATCTATTGGCATACCCGTTATATTTCTGGATGTCAATTTTCGGGCACAGCGCTTATGTTTTTTATACTAAATCCGTATATAAAACTGATTCGGTGATATTATTTGTAGTAGCCGTATTGCCGTTAGTATGGATATACATTGCGAGTAGAAAAGAGACAAGAAATTCATAAATTATCGTATAAGGTCTTACTTTTTAAATAAATCCCTGTTCTAATAATTTTTCGGTTTCTTTAGATAATTTCAGTTCAACCGCAACTTCTTTACCGGCATTTTCTAACAATTGTAAATACTTATTTATGGCGGGACGGAGTTCTTCCGATGTTGAACTCAGGTTCTTTCCCTGCGCTGCATAAATCTCTCCAATTAAATCCGTTCGCATTAACGACGTTACTTTTTTAATCCAGCTTGATACTACTTCAAACTGAGATTTGTTGGAGGAACCACAGTTGGACATTATCATAAGTTTAGTAGTTGCTTGCGGGGATGATGGGACATTATTTTCTTTTTTAGCATCCTTTTTGGAAAGAGGATTCCCGGTTACAGCCAGTCTATCCATAAAAACTTTCAACGTTCCGGAAATATTATTAAAATAAACCGGCGTAGCCAAAACGATAACATTTGCTCCCGCCAACATAGATAAAACTCCGAGCATATCATCATCGATTGCACACTTCCCGGGAGTCTTTATCCAGCAGCAATAACACCCTCTGCAGTACTTGATGTCTTTTTCTGCAAGAAATATATTTATAGTCTCCGCTCCGGCTTCTTTCGCACCTTTTAGAAATGCACTCACCATTACATTGGTATTACTATTTTTTCCTCTTGGACTTCCATTTATTGCTACAATTTTCACTTTTCCTCCTATCATTTACAAAATTAATTAAAGAATCAGATTAAAATAAAACCCCTATATGTCAAGGTAAAAAGAAAAAGGCTTGACTTTGATAGAAATTATAATATTCGTAAAAGATAATTATGAAACGGAAAATAATATTTTTGGGAACGTCTTCTTTTGCCTGTCCTTCAATAGAAATACTACACAATAATCATAACCTGCTCGCGGTTGTTGCATCGTCACAGCCCTCACCGGTAAAGGGACTTGCTTATAAACTGGGAATAAAAGTCTTTGACCCGGCTACACCAAACACGCCTGAGTTCATAACCATATTAAAAGATATGAACCCCGAGTTTTTCTGTTTGGCCGCTTACGGACATATTTTATCGGGAGATTTCCTTAAGACTCCTAAGTTTGCTTCCATAAACCTGCATCCTTCTTTATTACCTAAATACAGAGGAGCGGCGCCGTTACAATGGGCAATCTTAAACGGGGACAAAAACAGCGGTATAACTACTTTTATAATGGATGAAAAAATAGACCACGGAAAGATATTATTACAGGAAAAGATGGAAATCGGGGAAGAAGAAACTTTTGGTGAACTTGAAACACGAACCTCAAAAATAGGCGCAGAACTTTTCTTAAAAACTATTGATAACTTTGATAACCTAACCCCTGTGCCCCAAAATATGGAGAATCTTACAAAAGCGCCAAAGATAACAAAAGAAATGCGTAAAATAGATTGGAATAAACCTGCAAAAGAAATCTTTAATTTAATCAGAGCCCTCTCCCCCACACCTCTTACTTATACTACTTTAAGGAACAAAGAATTAGAGATTATCAGGGCTGGGTATTCCGAGTTGTCGGGAAAGCCCGGGGAAGTCTTACAAAATAAAGGGAAAATAATTATAGGCACGGCAAAGAATGGGATAGAGTTGAAAATTCTAAAACCTCAAGCCAAGAAAGAACAAACGGCGTTAGATTTTATAAACGGGTACCGACCACAGATTGGAGAAGTATTGGGGTAAAATAGTTGACAGTAGTCGGTGGACAGAAAGAAAAACAAAGAGCTTTTGGACGCGGATTTACGAGGAAAATAAAAACAGACAATAAAGAAATTTATAGCCCAGCAGAGCTGGATAAGTATCTCTAAGGACTTCTTCCAAGAGCTTCTTAAAAAGGATAAAATAGAAAAGATAAGCGCAGATTTACAACAGATAGAAAACGGGCGAACACATAGGTTCGCCACTACAAAGAGAGAGATTCTTCGCTACGCTCAGAATGACAAATCGGAAAGTGGGATTATTTTAAGTTATACAGCAAATTTAGGTCTCCCATATAGTCTATTTGACGGAGGATATTTTCCTGTCTCATTAAAATATACGGACTTGGATTAGCGGGGCACCAACGTCTTGGGTTAGGCAAAACTGCTGCCATTAAAGCTGATTCGGACAGATTTAATTGTTTTGCGTGACAGTCAAAAAAATTGCGGGATGCAGATTCTGCGCCATAAATTCCGGGCCCCCATTCAATAACATTCAAATATACTTCCAGAATTCGTTTCTTTGACCACATTGATTCTATAAGAACGGTAAAATACGCTTCCATTCCTTTCCTCAACCATGTCCTTTCCTGCCATAGAAAAACATTACGCGCCGTTTGCATACTAATAGTGCTTGCGCCTTTCATATGTCTGCCCTTACGTCTTTCATTTATTTTCACTGCTTTATCTATGGCTTCCCAGTCAAAACCGTTATGATGAAAAAATTTCTGGTCTTCGCTTGCAATAACGGCTTCCATAAGGCAAGGGGAGATATTTTCTATTGATTTCCACTTAACCGAAATCCCGACAGGTTTATGAGTAATACGTCCTTCTGTCCAACGAATAAGCATAAGAGGCGTTATAACGGGGGGAATAAAACGAAGCAAAAGCACCCAGATAACACTTATTTCTATAATAAGTATAGGGATTATCCATAGCCAGTGCCACCATCTTCGAGGAAGGAATTTCATCTTTTAAACAGTATGATATATGACTTAGATATCAATTTCGTCAAGGAAAAGTTTATTAGAAAAGAGTAACTAAAAAGAAAACAGAGAAATCTTGGGACGCAGATAAACGCAGATTTACAGGATAAATAAAAGACAGAAAGTTAAAATTTAAAAACTACAGAAAGATAAGAAGACAGGATTAACAGGATGAAAACTACAGAAAAACAAAGACCAGTCACAAAAATAACAAAATGCAACCACAGAGACCACAGAGAAAAAAGATAATTTAGGGGTAAAAAAGAACAGACAAAAGATTTGAGATAACAGAGAGGACACAGAGAAAAAATTTACAGGATATTAGAAAAATATTATAATAAGGATTTTTCGGCGAAGCTGAAATAGGAGTTATGACCTATTACAATATGGTCTAAAACTTTAATATCAACTGGTTTGAGCGCAGAAACAAGATTTTTTGTTAATTCACGGTCGCTTGGGCTGGGATTTGGATCACCGCTTGGATGATTATGAGCAAAAATTACGCTTACCGCACTGTGTTTGATAGCAGATTCTATAATTTCCCTGGGCCAGACAGAACTTGCATTTATAGTGCCTTCAAATAAATCTTCGGTTGCAAGAATCCTGTTTTTTACATCGAAAAAAACAACTTTGAATTGTTCTTTTTCAAGAAACCCCATAGATGAATAAAGATAATCAAAGAGTGTTTTGGGAAATTTTATTTGTTCACCGTATTTAATTTCTTCGTTAAATAACCTATCCTTAAAAAGCTCTTCGGTTGATTTTTGTATAAGTTTTATGCCAAATATATTGCCGGGACCTATACCTTTTATTGTCCGTAGTTCTTCGGGAGAAGCTTCAAGAACACCTCTGATAGTTTTGAATTTTTCAATAGCTTCTTTTGCCTGAGCTTTACAGTCTTTGCGTGGAGTTCCGACCGTAAGAAGAAGTTCAATAACTTCATAATCATTAAAACCTGCGAATCCTGATCTCATAAACTTGTCTCTTAACCGTTCTCTATGTCCATTTAATTGACGAATATCTTTAACCGGTTTTTGCAGATTATTTGTTTCTTCTTTTTTCATAATTTCGTATTATTTATATTGTTTTTGAAATTGTGTCAAGCGAAATGGTGAAAACCCACGCATAAATAAGGCATAAAAGGTAATAATTTTATCGAAAAATTTAATTCTATAAAAAACGTAGGGAACAGGCATGCCTGTTCCCTACAGAGACGGAAGGCTTTCACCAAACAGATTGGCATAATTAAACATTGCACCGCCGGGCAGAAAACATAAAGAGACAGATTATAATCTGTCTCTACAAAAAAATTGACACTTTAGAAATTCATATTATGTTCCAACTTAATATGTTAAAAATTGGAATTTTGGGAGCAGGAGCGATGGGAGAAGAACATTCAAGATGCTATAATACTTTGTTTAAAGGCAAGACAGACAAGAATGTCTGTCCTACCGAGATTTCTTTATATGGGATATGTGATTACCGCAAAGAAGTGGCAACTAAATTAGCCAATAAATTCAATATAAAAAAAGTATATACCAACCCGCATAAACTTATTGATGAAGTAAATATGGTTGACATCTGTTTACCTACGAAATTACATCCGAAATTCACTATTGAAGCCGCGCAGAAAGGTAAACATATTCTATGCGAAAAACCGATAGCTTTAAACCTTAAAGATGCGG
Above is a window of bacterium DNA encoding:
- a CDS encoding CPBP family glutamic-type intramembrane protease yields the protein MKLNKRDYTLIGVCIAVSLIFGAVTAKYFHKAFPEASIDLKITSTDAHKIANEFLTKQGIKIDGFTQSTIFEYDDNSKTFLERELGLEQANKVMGSKVRLWRWKTRYFKPIQKEEFTLDVTSKGEIVGFEHLIKEEDSAKELTEQDARKIAETYIKEQIGLDTAKLNFLTSESEKRPNRLDWTFTWKTFEIKDAEYRIEVTVQGEKIGSYSEFLKVPEKWTRDYTKLRSLNNTAGAVDSVLFLLIGIAMFFGFIKNIKSKNIKWTVAANFGIIAAVLSFLSSINGMPLSLFFYDTTSSYGAFIGRNLLSALLGAFAIAAFISFLTASSEPVYRETYKSKISFSNLFKWQNIQSKQFFISIIVGLAMAFFFIGYQVIFYVFAQKLGAWSPAEIPYSDMLNTKAPWLFALIGGFEPAVFEEFMFRIFAIVLCKKIFKSTWIAVILSAFIWGFGHSAYPQQPFYIRGLEVGLAGILVGIIFIKFDILTVLIWHYTIDAFYTAFLLLRSHNSYFIVSGLLSAGVMLIPLIVCIVCYIKNKGFKTTDNLTNEKEGVSKIESIEKVESETISYDSSSGTKSFKIGIIIAIVFLCSLLIKTEKFGKFVSYEISKKESRAKADEFLKSKGVDPNKYKTVTFAESDIDHNAAKYILERQGIKGLNNLYGETIKPAVFCTRYFNILKEEEYNVYVSITGQVYSFKHIIAEADSGAEISKDSALIIGTNFLKGKGINLSANRQADRDEYELKETIPEKRKARLDYNIIWEAKKGIDKAKLRQKVTIQGNEVADYEQFMKIPEDWQREREKNTGFDIARKSIAILLFILLLGLALWSLRSEIKRIQWKIPFTVGGIFAGIQVLNRINNLPLIYQNYMTSIGLNIFNITTTIGIFMTILGVFFLSALCIGVIMALYPNVFEIFHTKKLPLFGKDAIVFSIIGLCLTLGITNVENFLNYKFPQFSNVPELTLPGYMDTSLPFLSTISLNLILVLLILTALAVGIHLLKYYNKKPAYLVLIIVLALFSFTDGKTIGENLFSLLSLLLSMGSMIILVKWVLRNNLLAYPLYFWMSIFGHSAYVFYTKSVYKTDSVILFVVAVLPLVWIYIASRKETRNS
- a CDS encoding flavodoxin family protein, whose protein sequence is MKIVAINGSPRGKNSNTNVMVSAFLKGAKEAGAETINIFLAEKDIKYCRGCYCCWIKTPGKCAIDDDMLGVLSMLAGANVIVLATPVYFNNISGTLKVFMDRLAVTGNPLSKKDAKKENNVPSSPQATTKLMIMSNCGSSNKSQFEVVSSWIKKVTSLMRTDLIGEIYAAQGKNLSSTSEELRPAINKYLQLLENAGKEVAVELKLSKETEKLLEQGFI
- the fmt gene encoding methionyl-tRNA formyltransferase, whose translation is MKRKIIFLGTSSFACPSIEILHNNHNLLAVVASSQPSPVKGLAYKLGIKVFDPATPNTPEFITILKDMNPEFFCLAAYGHILSGDFLKTPKFASINLHPSLLPKYRGAAPLQWAILNGDKNSGITTFIMDEKIDHGKILLQEKMEIGEEETFGELETRTSKIGAELFLKTIDNFDNLTPVPQNMENLTKAPKITKEMRKIDWNKPAKEIFNLIRALSPTPLTYTTLRNKELEIIRAGYSELSGKPGEVLQNKGKIIIGTAKNGIELKILKPQAKKEQTALDFINGYRPQIGEVLG
- the radC gene encoding DNA repair protein RadC, translating into MKKEETNNLQKPVKDIRQLNGHRERLRDKFMRSGFAGFNDYEVIELLLTVGTPRKDCKAQAKEAIEKFKTIRGVLEASPEELRTIKGIGPGNIFGIKLIQKSTEELFKDRLFNEEIKYGEQIKFPKTLFDYLYSSMGFLEKEQFKVVFFDVKNRILATEDLFEGTINASSVWPREIIESAIKHSAVSVIFAHNHPSGDPNPSPSDRELTKNLVSALKPVDIKVLDHIVIGHNSYFSFAEKSLL
- the mtgA gene encoding monofunctional biosynthetic peptidoglycan transglycosylase — its product is MKFLPRRWWHWLWIIPILIIEISVIWVLLLRFIPPVITPLMLIRWTEGRITHKPVGISVKWKSIENISPCLMEAVIASEDQKFFHHNGFDWEAIDKAVKINERRKGRHMKGASTISMQTARNVFLWQERTWLRKGMEAYFTVLIESMWSKKRILEVYLNVIEWGPGIYGAESASRNFFDCHAKQLNLSESALMAAVLPNPRRWCPANPSPYILMRQENILRQIDYMGDLNLLYNLK